In one Choloepus didactylus isolate mChoDid1 chromosome 1, mChoDid1.pri, whole genome shotgun sequence genomic region, the following are encoded:
- the LOC119531879 gene encoding olfactory receptor 5H2-like — protein sequence MEKENATMLTEFILTGLTERPEWQIPLFLVFLVVYLITLVWNLGLIVLIWNDPHLHTPMYLFLGCLAFVDACLSSTVTPKMLVNFLAKSKVISLSECMIQFFSFGFSGTTECFLLATMAYDRYVAICKPLLYPVIMTNRLCTQLSVWSFVGGFLHILIHEAFLFRLTFCNSNKIHQFYCDIIPLLKISCTDASINFLMLFIFSGSIQVFTILTVLVSYTSVLFTVLQKKSVKGIRKAFSTCGAHLFSVSLYFGPLLFMYASPRSPQVDDQDMMDSLFYTVIIPLLNPIIYSLRNKKVIDSLNKILK from the coding sequence atggaaaaggaaaatgcaaCAATGCTGACAGAGTTTATTCTCACTGGACTTACTGAACGACCAGAGTGGCAAATCCCCCTATTCCTAGTGTTCTTGGTGGTATATCTCATCACCCTGGTGTGGAATCTAGGACTGATTGTTCTCATCTGGAATGACCCTcaccttcacacccccatgtatcTATTCCTTGGGTGCTTAGCTTTTGTGGATGCTTGTCTATCATCCACTGTGACTCCGAAGATGCTGGTCAACTTTCTAGCCAAGAGTAAAGTAATCTCTCTCTCTGAATGCATgatacaatttttttcctttggatttagTGGAACCACAGAATGTTTTCTCCTGGCTACAATGGCATATGATCGATACGTAGCCATATGCAAGCCTTTGCTTTATCCAGTGATTATGACCAATCGACTGTGCACCCAGCTATCAGTCTGGTCATTTGTAGGTGGGTTTCTTCATATCTTAATTCATGAAGCCTTTTTATTCAGATTAACTTTCTGTAATTCCAACAAAATACATCAATTCTATTGTGACATCATACCATTGCTTAAGATTTCCTGTACTGATGCATCTATTAATtttttgatgctttttattttctctggttcAATTCAGGTATTCACTATTTTGACTGTTCTTGTCTCTTACACATCTGTTCTCTTTACTGTCTTGCAAAAGAAGTCTGTAAAAGGTATAAGGAAAGCCTTTTCCACCTGTGGAGCCCATctcttttctgtatctttatacTTTGGCCCACTTCTCTTCATGTATGCGAGCCCTAGATCTCCTCAGGTGGATGATCAAGATATGATGGACTCTCTGTTTTATACTGTCATAATTCCTTTGTTAAATCCAATAATCTACAGCCTGAGAAATAAGAAAGTCATAGATTcactgaataaaattttaaaataa